The following are encoded in a window of Paenibacillaceae bacterium GAS479 genomic DNA:
- a CDS encoding amino acid ABC transporter substrate-binding protein, PAAT family /amino acid ABC transporter membrane protein, PAAT family encodes MKALRTIWLTMALLLLTITGSAGWTGAATAAPASGKTYQIGTDITFAPFEYQDASGKYVGIDMDLMEAIAKDQNFKYEIKPLGFNAAVQALESDQVDGVIAGMSITDERKLKFDFSESYFESGVSMAVRSGNEDIKSYEDLRGKKVAVKTGTQGYSVAESLAGEYGFTIVPFDDSAQMYDDVKGGNSVATFDDMPVLAYGENQGNGLQVVEGIEMVKGGSYGFAVSKGQNAELLKMFNDGLTNLRNSGEFKLITEKYLGENAKTPASQSTWGLIQESMPPLLKGLGNTLLYTIVSLLVASLLGLVFGFMKVSHNRVLRGIATVYVDIFRGIPLIVLAFFIYFGIPQALGFTMPLFIAAILTLSLNAGAYVTEIIRGGIQSIDRGQMEAARSLGLPYRRAMIKIILPQAVRIMIPSFINQMVITLKDTSILSVIGLVELTQSGKIIIARTFESFTIWSVVMVMYLIVIIALTKLAERMERKLRHG; translated from the coding sequence ATGAAAGCTTTGAGAACAATCTGGTTAACAATGGCCCTCCTGCTTCTAACCATTACCGGCTCCGCCGGATGGACTGGAGCCGCAACGGCCGCGCCGGCTTCCGGCAAAACTTATCAGATCGGAACCGATATTACGTTCGCTCCGTTCGAGTATCAGGATGCAAGCGGCAAGTATGTCGGCATCGATATGGATCTGATGGAGGCAATTGCCAAGGATCAGAACTTCAAGTATGAAATTAAGCCATTGGGCTTCAATGCGGCCGTTCAGGCGCTGGAGTCTGACCAAGTTGACGGCGTCATCGCCGGTATGAGCATTACGGATGAACGCAAGCTGAAGTTCGACTTCTCGGAGTCGTATTTTGAATCTGGCGTCAGCATGGCGGTGCGCTCAGGCAATGAAGATATCAAGTCCTATGAGGATCTGCGGGGCAAAAAGGTAGCGGTCAAAACCGGTACCCAAGGATACAGTGTCGCGGAATCTCTCGCAGGCGAATACGGGTTTACCATCGTGCCTTTCGACGACTCAGCGCAAATGTATGATGACGTCAAGGGCGGCAACTCTGTTGCGACCTTCGATGATATGCCGGTACTCGCCTACGGTGAAAATCAAGGCAACGGGCTTCAGGTCGTGGAAGGAATCGAGATGGTCAAAGGCGGCTCCTACGGCTTTGCCGTCAGCAAAGGACAGAACGCAGAGCTGCTCAAAATGTTTAACGATGGCTTGACCAATCTGCGTAATAGCGGTGAGTTCAAACTCATTACCGAGAAATATCTTGGCGAGAATGCCAAGACGCCGGCTTCTCAAAGCACCTGGGGGCTGATCCAGGAGTCAATGCCGCCTTTGCTTAAAGGTCTCGGAAATACGCTGCTCTACACCATTGTTTCACTGTTGGTTGCTTCTCTTCTAGGTCTGGTATTCGGCTTCATGAAGGTCAGCCACAATCGTGTACTGCGTGGCATCGCTACCGTTTATGTCGATATTTTCCGCGGCATTCCGCTTATCGTGCTGGCGTTCTTTATCTACTTCGGCATCCCGCAAGCGCTCGGATTCACGATGCCGCTGTTCATTGCGGCGATCTTGACGCTCAGTCTTAACGCGGGAGCGTACGTGACAGAAATTATCCGCGGCGGTATTCAGTCGATCGACCGTGGTCAGATGGAGGCGGCTCGTTCGCTCGGTTTGCCTTATCGCAGAGCGATGATTAAGATCATTTTGCCGCAGGCGGTTCGCATCATGATCCCGTCGTTCATCAACCAAATGGTCATTACGCTCAAAGATACGTCGATTCTGTCGGTTATCGGGCTCGTTGAGCTCACGCAGTCAGGCAAAATCATCATCGCGCGCACGTTCGAGTCTTTCACTATCTGGTCCGTCGTCATGGTGATGTATCTGATTGTCATCATCGCGCTAACGAAGCTGGCCGAGCGTATGGAAAGGAAGTTGCGCCATGGGTAA
- a CDS encoding amino acid ABC transporter ATP-binding protein, PAAT family encodes MGKIRVEGLKKSYGTNQVLKGIDIEVKQGEVLCVIGPSGSGKSTFLRCINRLEDITDGRVVVDDKDINDNGVDINKVRENIGMVFQHFNLFPHFNVLKNIMFAPIELGKQSAEQARTTALRLLERVGLSDKADAYPHQLSGGQKQRVAIARALAMNPDIMLFDEPTSALDPEMVGEVLGVMKDLAREGMTMMVVTHEMGFAREVADRVVFMDGGYIVEEGPPEEVFGRPKHERTISFLEKVL; translated from the coding sequence ATGGGTAAAATCCGCGTTGAAGGTCTCAAGAAGAGTTACGGAACCAATCAGGTGCTGAAGGGCATCGACATTGAAGTGAAGCAAGGCGAGGTTCTCTGTGTCATCGGGCCGTCTGGCTCTGGCAAAAGCACCTTCCTCCGCTGCATCAATCGCCTGGAAGATATTACGGATGGCCGCGTCGTCGTTGACGACAAGGACATTAACGACAACGGCGTGGACATCAACAAGGTGCGCGAGAACATCGGTATGGTGTTCCAGCATTTCAATCTTTTCCCGCATTTCAATGTGTTGAAAAATATTATGTTCGCCCCAATAGAGCTTGGCAAACAGAGTGCGGAGCAGGCTCGTACTACAGCGCTCCGGCTGCTGGAGCGGGTCGGTCTATCGGACAAAGCGGATGCGTATCCGCATCAGTTGTCCGGCGGCCAAAAGCAGCGCGTAGCAATCGCTCGCGCGCTGGCGATGAATCCCGACATCATGCTGTTCGATGAGCCGACCTCGGCACTCGACCCGGAGATGGTCGGCGAGGTGCTCGGCGTCATGAAGGATTTGGCGCGCGAAGGCATGACGATGATGGTCGTCACGCATGAGATGGGCTTTGCACGCGAAGTGGCTGACCGGGTCGTATTCATGGACGGCGGCTACATCGTAGAAGAAGGGCCGCCGGAGGAAGTATTTGGCCGCCCTAAGCATGAGCGGACGATCAGCTTCCTGGAGAAGGTGCTTTAG
- a CDS encoding Deoxyribonuclease NucA/NucB produces the protein MIRITAVRAFLIGLAFLLASALLGGCTVNWELQLPKPSAAKLSYDVTLYFPSKRYPDTAAHIKKAIAAGESTTCTIDRDDAEDNRRESLQGIPTRKKYDRDEWPMAMCREGGAGAHVAYVKSSDNRGAGSWVGNQLEEYPDGTKVRFVVP, from the coding sequence ATGATTCGCATAACAGCTGTTCGCGCGTTCCTGATCGGACTCGCTTTCCTGCTGGCGTCCGCGCTGCTCGGCGGCTGTACTGTCAATTGGGAGCTTCAGCTGCCCAAACCGTCCGCCGCTAAGCTAAGTTACGATGTGACGCTTTATTTCCCGTCCAAGCGTTACCCCGACACCGCCGCTCATATCAAAAAAGCGATCGCAGCAGGCGAATCCACTACTTGCACGATCGACCGCGATGATGCGGAGGACAATCGACGGGAATCACTTCAGGGTATCCCGACACGCAAAAAGTACGACCGCGACGAATGGCCAATGGCCATGTGCCGTGAAGGCGGCGCAGGCGCCCATGTCGCTTATGTTAAATCGTCGGACAACCGGGGAGCCGGCTCCTGGGTCGGCAACCAGCTGGAAGAGTATCCAGACGGCACCAAGGTCCGGTTTGTCGTCCCTTAA
- a CDS encoding 16S rRNA (guanine(966)-N(2))-methyltransferase RsmD: MRVIAGEARGRALKAVSGTNTRPTTDKVKEAIFSMIGPYFDGGWALDLFAGTGGLGIEALSRGMDKAVFVDQDRNSISIIRANVAATGMAARSEIYTNDAGRAVKALEKRGMRFSAVFLDPPYRLTHMDELIQELDDRNLLSDEAVIVVEHDGSYEYPVEIGRWEQRKRSAYGETAVTVYRCRQDDRQDGDTEAGNGQQE, from the coding sequence ATGAGAGTGATAGCGGGCGAAGCTAGAGGACGTGCACTCAAAGCCGTCTCAGGAACCAACACAAGACCGACAACCGACAAGGTTAAGGAAGCGATTTTCAGCATGATCGGCCCCTACTTCGACGGAGGCTGGGCGCTTGATCTATTTGCAGGCACGGGTGGACTCGGTATCGAGGCGCTCAGCCGGGGGATGGACAAAGCGGTGTTTGTTGATCAGGACCGCAACAGCATATCTATTATCCGCGCCAATGTTGCAGCAACTGGTATGGCGGCGCGATCCGAAATCTATACGAATGATGCCGGCAGGGCCGTAAAGGCGCTGGAGAAGCGTGGAATGCGCTTTTCAGCGGTTTTTCTCGATCCACCTTACCGGTTGACCCATATGGACGAGCTGATCCAGGAGCTGGATGACAGGAACCTACTGTCGGATGAAGCAGTGATCGTCGTGGAGCATGACGGTTCGTATGAATATCCCGTGGAGATCGGCAGATGGGAGCAGCGGAAGAGATCGGCATACGGAGAGACAGCAGTAACGGTATACCGCTGTCGCCAAGACGATCGTCAAGACGGGGATACGGAGGCTGGAAATGGACAACAGGAATAA
- a CDS encoding Phosphopantetheine adenylyltransferase, translated as MDNRNNEHLLGEALSGIKETSFVDAGCGKGRIAVYPGSFDPVTCGHLDIIQRASRQFDTVIVAVLNNTSKSPLFSVEERRELLTEVTRDIPNVQIDSFRDLLVRFMRSKGARTIVRGIRSVTDFEYELQMASTNHQLDGEIETIFMMTNPKYSYLSSSIVKEIARFQGSVKDLVPPLVERELLLKYPDRP; from the coding sequence ATGGACAACAGGAATAACGAACATTTACTCGGTGAGGCGTTATCCGGCATTAAAGAAACGAGTTTCGTCGATGCGGGATGCGGTAAAGGCAGAATCGCGGTTTATCCGGGCAGCTTCGATCCCGTCACCTGTGGGCATCTGGATATTATCCAGCGCGCTTCGCGCCAGTTCGATACGGTTATCGTCGCTGTGCTCAACAACACGAGCAAGAGCCCCCTTTTCTCCGTGGAGGAAAGAAGGGAGCTGTTGACCGAGGTTACGCGGGATATTCCCAATGTGCAAATCGATAGCTTCCGCGATCTGCTCGTCCGCTTCATGCGCTCCAAAGGGGCGCGCACAATTGTGCGCGGTATCCGTTCCGTAACGGACTTTGAGTACGAGCTGCAGATGGCGTCTACGAATCATCAGTTGGATGGGGAGATCGAGACGATCTTCATGATGACGAATCCGAAATATTCCTACCTCAGCTCCAGTATCGTAAAAGAGATCGCCCGTTTCCAAGGAAGCGTGAAGGATCTCGTTCCACCTCTCGTCGAAAGAGAGCTGCTTCTCAAATATCCAGACCGGCCTTGA
- a CDS encoding sporulation integral membrane protein YlbJ, with the protein MFRSLITACAAILLVVAIVSGTSEAFQASLAGLSLWWNFVFPALLPFLVLAELTLAFGLADGLGVLLSPLMRLLRLPGSAGWALVQGWTSGFPAGAAATGKLVTTGRLTQRQGQRLLALAHSPNPLFLIVVLGAGFLHQPLYGLLLLPIIWLGSLLAGLLSAWAAPRTGEALSNQGTSDAPSSSPEKKNLHESTGSGSLLSRTLQAMEDGRNRDGRSFGKALGDGVAGAVQQLMATGGLIILASVLLRLLQPLLPAALHGPALNAAVEVHLGAASLASWHAPEPAAMLQAAVLAAALGWGGLCGLLQAGGATSATGLRLLPLASARLLAGAIAGGLALLLWRPLEALMAAAAPAFAASGTHMPAWRALTAQLLQEPGAWANILRGSLLLQLPLMAGLIAALLVLSAATGAFARLRRLSPGSTSR; encoded by the coding sequence ATGTTTCGTTCCCTCATTACCGCTTGTGCCGCCATCCTGCTTGTTGTCGCTATTGTCAGCGGCACGTCCGAGGCGTTCCAGGCTTCGCTGGCCGGCCTTTCCTTGTGGTGGAACTTTGTTTTTCCTGCCTTGCTGCCTTTTCTTGTGCTTGCCGAGTTGACGCTGGCCTTCGGGCTTGCAGACGGCCTTGGCGTCCTGCTTTCCCCTCTTATGCGGCTACTCCGCCTGCCTGGATCGGCTGGTTGGGCGCTCGTTCAAGGTTGGACAAGCGGCTTTCCAGCAGGCGCTGCAGCCACAGGGAAGCTCGTTACGACCGGTCGGCTGACCCAGCGCCAGGGGCAGCGTTTACTTGCTTTGGCCCATTCGCCGAATCCACTTTTCCTCATTGTTGTGCTTGGAGCGGGTTTCCTACATCAACCACTGTACGGCCTACTTCTGCTGCCGATCATCTGGCTCGGTTCACTTCTTGCCGGCCTTCTAAGCGCTTGGGCCGCTCCCCGCACTGGCGAAGCCCTTTCCAACCAGGGGACAAGTGACGCCCCTTCTTCTTCTCCAGAAAAAAAGAACCTCCATGAATCCACTGGGAGCGGCTCGCTGCTTTCACGCACATTACAAGCGATGGAAGATGGCAGAAATAGAGATGGCCGCAGCTTCGGAAAAGCACTTGGAGACGGCGTCGCCGGAGCCGTCCAACAATTAATGGCAACCGGCGGCCTAATCATTCTCGCCTCTGTCCTACTGCGTCTATTGCAGCCGTTGCTGCCTGCCGCCCTGCACGGCCCAGCGCTGAACGCAGCTGTAGAGGTGCATCTTGGCGCCGCCTCGCTCGCCAGCTGGCATGCTCCAGAGCCAGCCGCTATGCTGCAGGCGGCTGTTTTGGCCGCAGCCCTTGGCTGGGGCGGCCTTTGCGGACTGCTGCAGGCAGGCGGCGCGACCTCCGCCACCGGCCTGCGGCTGCTGCCGCTAGCAAGCGCGCGCCTGCTGGCCGGCGCGATTGCCGGCGGCTTAGCGCTGCTGCTATGGCGCCCACTTGAGGCGCTGATGGCAGCAGCAGCGCCAGCCTTTGCCGCGAGCGGCACGCATATGCCTGCATGGAGGGCTCTCACAGCCCAGCTGCTGCAAGAGCCCGGCGCATGGGCAAACATATTGCGCGGCTCGCTGCTGCTGCAGCTTCCGCTCATGGCCGGGCTCATCGCGGCATTGCTGGTGCTGTCCGCTGCAACCGGTGCTTTTGCCCGCCTCCGCCGCCTGAGCCCAGGCTCTACGAGCCGCTGA
- a CDS encoding PDZ domain-containing secreted protein, translating into MKLKHPLTMQKIAQQRPVMKVLCALLLFAAIVFGMTIPKLYYISEPGFARDAGGLIRMPLTSSGDEEAITGFSGTGSSEDGLRPSAKSTNPATNGNKKINENPVPTPGWYYTTIRLDRANMLQALSAWIGGGEVYTARSVLGGLDEATYMKRMNRIMLLALQDAAEAASKEAGIPLKSVSQSVVVESGGALGEGLKLEVGDMVLKAGEKPVHEAVGLLTELDAAFNAEAPMRLEIERDGNRFELEGRVELQNLARLSSSKGPQDSRQPSFNELRQLYLPGESEPLEWGEAGAGGPSAGLMAALAWYDLLDQGDLLAGRAIAGTGTLDVEGFVGAVGGVAEKVNAAAAAGAEWFLVPASEAKLAEGAARSVRRNDRTGQEMNIIAVTSLAEAIEMLQSDAL; encoded by the coding sequence ATGAAACTAAAACATCCTTTAACTATGCAAAAAATCGCTCAGCAGCGCCCCGTGATGAAGGTACTCTGCGCGTTGCTCTTGTTTGCGGCAATTGTATTCGGCATGACGATTCCGAAGCTTTATTATATTTCCGAACCTGGGTTTGCCAGGGACGCTGGTGGACTGATTCGGATGCCGCTCACCAGCAGCGGGGATGAAGAAGCTATAACCGGCTTTTCAGGTACAGGGTCGAGTGAAGATGGTTTACGGCCGAGCGCCAAGTCCACTAATCCCGCTACCAATGGCAATAAGAAAATAAACGAAAATCCAGTGCCGACTCCCGGCTGGTATTACACGACTATACGTCTAGATCGGGCTAACATGCTCCAGGCTTTATCAGCCTGGATCGGCGGGGGAGAGGTTTATACGGCCCGATCTGTTCTGGGCGGATTGGACGAAGCAACCTACATGAAACGAATGAATAGAATCATGCTTCTTGCTTTGCAGGATGCGGCCGAGGCGGCTTCAAAAGAAGCGGGTATACCGCTGAAAAGCGTATCGCAAAGCGTAGTTGTCGAGTCAGGCGGGGCGCTTGGCGAAGGTCTTAAGCTGGAGGTAGGAGATATGGTGCTGAAGGCGGGTGAAAAGCCCGTCCACGAAGCGGTAGGGCTACTGACCGAGCTAGATGCAGCCTTTAACGCCGAAGCCCCGATGCGTTTGGAGATAGAGCGTGACGGAAATCGATTCGAGCTTGAGGGCCGAGTTGAACTGCAAAACTTGGCACGGCTAAGTAGTTCTAAAGGTCCCCAGGATAGCAGACAGCCATCATTCAATGAGCTGCGGCAGCTGTATTTGCCGGGAGAATCGGAGCCGTTGGAATGGGGCGAAGCTGGAGCAGGAGGCCCTTCCGCAGGTTTGATGGCGGCGCTGGCCTGGTACGACTTGCTGGATCAAGGTGATCTGCTTGCTGGTCGCGCCATCGCAGGTACAGGCACATTGGATGTGGAAGGCTTCGTAGGGGCTGTAGGAGGAGTCGCGGAAAAGGTGAACGCCGCCGCTGCGGCGGGAGCGGAATGGTTCCTTGTGCCAGCTTCGGAGGCGAAGCTAGCTGAGGGGGCGGCACGGTCGGTTCGGAGGAACGACCGCACCGGGCAGGAGATGAACATCATCGCCGTCACCAGTTTGGCGGAAGCAATCGAGATGCTGCAATCTGATGCTCTTTGA
- a CDS encoding Predicted nucleotidyltransferase: MRSVGLIVEYNPFHNGHAYHLQKSKEAAGAEAAVAVMSGHFLQRGEPALMDKWARTRTALEGGCDLVLELPLAYSVQPAEWFAYGAVSVLESTGVVDAFCFGSESGELPPLRRAASMLAAETDGFRALLAAKLAEGAPYPSAYSAAAAEYIRADAARGGGLAAAGDKLELAERRGSGLALEAGADLPQAKSSGDGLAPTQAVDADGDFALTQEQLAQPNMTLGLHYLIALERIGGRMEPLTIRREGAGYHDVAGSGSIASATALRRMLEEAGNVAPLAPYMPSSTLRVLEEQLAAGAAPRQWEDYFPALLHRLLTESQESLAGTLGFAEGLQHRISAKLPTLPALGFDELLGALKTKRYTRTRLQRALLGVLLNLRKSELTRERLAAGPGYIRVLGFTERGRELLARMRSSASVPVLMSAARAPELPLLELDVRGTAVYAAAGGQTDPRRLLRDYYEPPIRL; encoded by the coding sequence ATGCGAAGTGTCGGCCTTATCGTCGAGTATAACCCTTTTCATAACGGACATGCTTATCATTTGCAAAAATCCAAAGAAGCCGCCGGTGCGGAAGCCGCCGTCGCCGTCATGAGCGGCCATTTTCTGCAGCGCGGTGAACCGGCGCTAATGGACAAGTGGGCCCGCACGCGCACCGCCCTGGAGGGCGGCTGCGACCTCGTGTTGGAGCTGCCGCTTGCCTATTCCGTGCAGCCTGCGGAATGGTTCGCCTACGGCGCGGTCTCCGTCTTGGAGTCGACGGGTGTCGTCGACGCCTTCTGCTTCGGCAGCGAGAGCGGCGAGCTGCCTCCGCTGCGCCGGGCAGCGAGCATGCTCGCTGCCGAGACGGACGGGTTTCGCGCCCTGCTGGCGGCGAAGCTCGCCGAGGGAGCTCCTTACCCGTCCGCGTACTCGGCCGCGGCAGCGGAGTATATTCGCGCCGATGCGGCGCGGGGCGGGGGCTTGGCAGCGGCGGGCGACAAGCTGGAGTTGGCGGAGCGCCGTGGTTCAGGATTGGCGCTAGAGGCAGGTGCAGACCTGCCACAGGCGAAGAGCAGCGGCGATGGATTGGCGCCGACTCAGGCGGTTGATGCGGACGGCGATTTCGCGCTGACGCAGGAGCAGCTGGCCCAGCCGAATATGACGCTGGGGCTGCACTATTTGATCGCGCTGGAGCGGATCGGCGGCCGTATGGAGCCGCTCACGATCAGGCGAGAAGGAGCCGGCTACCACGACGTGGCCGGCAGCGGCTCCATCGCCAGCGCGACGGCTTTGCGGCGCATGCTCGAGGAGGCGGGCAATGTCGCCCCGCTCGCGCCGTACATGCCCTCCAGCACGCTGAGAGTGCTGGAGGAGCAGCTCGCTGCTGGCGCTGCTCCGCGCCAGTGGGAGGATTATTTTCCGGCGCTGCTGCATCGCCTGCTGACGGAGTCTCAGGAATCGCTGGCCGGCACACTCGGCTTTGCGGAGGGATTGCAGCATCGCATTTCCGCCAAGCTCCCGACCCTCCCCGCGCTCGGATTCGATGAGCTGCTGGGCGCGCTCAAAACGAAGCGTTACACCCGCACCCGTCTGCAGCGGGCGCTGCTCGGCGTGCTGCTCAATCTGCGCAAGTCCGAGCTGACGCGCGAGCGACTGGCTGCCGGACCCGGTTACATCCGGGTGTTGGGTTTCACTGAGCGCGGGCGAGAGCTGCTGGCGCGCATGCGCTCAAGCGCCTCCGTTCCGGTGCTCATGAGCGCCGCGCGAGCACCGGAGCTGCCGCTGCTGGAGCTGGACGTGCGAGGTACCGCTGTTTATGCCGCCGCCGGAGGCCAGACCGATCCGCGCCGCCTGCTACGCGACTATTACGAGCCGCCGATTCGGCTGTAG
- a CDS encoding LSU ribosomal protein L32P encodes MAVPQRRTSKTRRDKRRTHFKLTVPGMVKCEQCGELKLAHHVCKVCGYYKTKEVISQ; translated from the coding sequence ATGGCAGTACCACAACGCAGAACGTCCAAAACCCGCCGCGACAAACGCCGCACGCATTTCAAGTTGACTGTGCCAGGCATGGTGAAATGTGAGCAATGCGGAGAGCTGAAACTGGCTCACCATGTTTGCAAAGTTTGCGGATACTACAAAACCAAAGAGGTTATTTCCCAATAA
- a CDS encoding Acyl-coenzyme A thioesterase PaaI, contains HGG motif yields the protein MRARNNFYILNWYQVLNFGIVHTYLLKVVQVIERLPKKQRHQQLLKHMEDNPFMTDRELTRLLKVSIQTIRLDRMELGIPELRERLKLMAERSYDPVRSLQADEVIGEIVDLQLDKSGISIFEIGEEHAFARTGIARGHHLFAQANSLAVAVINDEVALTATADIRFLRPVHLGEKCIAKAYVRRAGQRSKAKVEVFSYVGDELVFEGQFVIHHSGNEAASIEGGDEH from the coding sequence TTGCGGGCGCGGAATAATTTCTATATACTGAATTGGTACCAGGTGTTAAACTTCGGAATTGTGCATACGTATCTTTTAAAGGTGGTGCAGGTCATCGAACGCCTTCCGAAAAAGCAGCGGCACCAGCAGCTACTGAAACATATGGAGGATAATCCCTTCATGACGGACCGCGAGCTGACCCGCCTGCTAAAAGTCAGCATCCAAACAATCCGTCTGGACCGGATGGAGCTCGGCATTCCCGAGCTGAGAGAGCGGCTAAAGCTCATGGCGGAGCGCTCCTACGATCCGGTCCGTTCGCTGCAGGCCGATGAAGTGATTGGTGAGATCGTGGATTTGCAGCTCGACAAGAGCGGTATCTCTATCTTTGAGATCGGCGAAGAGCATGCTTTCGCCCGCACGGGCATTGCTCGCGGGCATCATCTGTTTGCTCAAGCGAACTCCTTGGCTGTCGCCGTCATCAACGACGAAGTCGCGTTGACGGCAACGGCGGATATTCGCTTTCTGAGGCCGGTCCATCTCGGGGAAAAATGCATCGCCAAGGCTTACGTCCGCCGCGCTGGTCAGCGCAGCAAAGCCAAGGTCGAGGTATTTTCTTACGTTGGGGACGAGCTCGTTTTCGAAGGGCAGTTCGTGATCCATCACTCCGGCAACGAGGCGGCCAGCATAGAAGGAGGAGACGAGCATTGA
- a CDS encoding phosphate:acyl-[acyl carrier protein] acyltransferase, with amino-acid sequence MKIAIDAMGGDHAPEQIVKGALIAAREWPDTELVLVGNPEAIKAHIEGAMPPNLSIHPALDVIEADDEPVRAVRRKKDASMVVAGRLLREGQADAMLSAGNTGALMTTGLLVVGRLEGIERPALAPVLPTLDNIGVLALDLGANMDAKPEHLAQYAIMGSIYREKVHGIQRPRVGLLNVGTEPGKGSELTKAAFELMEKAPIHFVGNVESRDVMQRSCDVLVCDGFSGNILLKAMEGTAGAVMKELKDAFKSSLLTKLAAAIMMPGLKGLKNKMDYAQYGGAPLLGVNGLVVKCHGSSDAESVKNAVRQARLALQARLIPTLAAEIKGKEVSL; translated from the coding sequence TTGAAAATCGCGATTGACGCGATGGGTGGAGACCATGCCCCAGAACAAATCGTCAAAGGAGCTCTGATTGCGGCGCGGGAGTGGCCGGATACGGAGCTTGTGCTCGTCGGCAACCCGGAGGCCATCAAAGCGCATATTGAAGGAGCGATGCCTCCAAACCTCAGCATTCATCCGGCGTTAGATGTAATTGAAGCCGATGACGAGCCTGTACGTGCCGTCCGCCGCAAGAAGGACGCCTCCATGGTCGTAGCGGGACGGCTCCTCCGCGAAGGTCAAGCTGACGCGATGCTGTCGGCTGGCAACACCGGCGCTCTAATGACGACAGGACTGCTCGTCGTAGGTCGTTTGGAGGGCATTGAGCGGCCAGCGCTAGCTCCGGTGCTGCCGACGCTAGACAATATTGGCGTGCTGGCCCTGGATCTTGGAGCTAACATGGACGCGAAGCCGGAGCATCTGGCGCAGTACGCGATCATGGGCAGCATTTACCGTGAAAAGGTGCATGGCATTCAGCGTCCGCGAGTCGGCCTGCTCAATGTCGGCACAGAGCCTGGCAAAGGCAGCGAGCTCACGAAGGCAGCCTTCGAGCTGATGGAGAAGGCTCCGATCCATTTTGTCGGCAACGTAGAATCCCGCGACGTCATGCAGCGCAGCTGCGATGTTCTGGTGTGCGACGGATTTTCCGGCAATATTTTGCTGAAGGCGATGGAGGGAACGGCGGGGGCCGTGATGAAAGAACTAAAGGACGCCTTCAAAAGCAGCCTGCTCACCAAGCTTGCCGCAGCCATCATGATGCCAGGGCTTAAAGGGCTCAAAAACAAGATGGACTACGCACAGTACGGCGGCGCTCCGCTGCTCGGCGTGAACGGCCTCGTCGTGAAGTGCCATGGCTCCTCGGACGCCGAGTCGGTCAAAAATGCGGTCCGCCAAGCGCGGCTCGCGCTGCAGGCTCGGCTCATCCCGACGCTTGCCGCTGAAATCAAAGGAAAAGAGGTCTCCTTATGA